The DNA region TGAACGAACTGATGCGCAACCTCCCGGAGGCGCTGCGGCAGCTGGTGGGCCAGGACCTCACCTCGCCCGCCGGCTATGTGGGCGGACGCCTGCTGAGCCTGATGCCCGCGCTGCTGAGCGTGTACGCCGCCCTGACGGGCGCGGCGCTGCTGGCCGGCGCCGAGGAACGCGGCTGGCTGGAACTGCCGCTGGCGCAGCCCGTCACGCGGCGCGACCTGCTGCTGGGCACCGGGGCAGCGCTGCTGACCCTGGTGCTGGGCCTGGGCGCGGTGCTGTTCGTGGCGGTCTGGGGACTGGGGGCGGTGTTCCAGGCGGCGCTGCCCGCCGGACTGGTGCTGCAGACCGCCGCGCTGCACACGCTGGGGGCCTGGGTGTTCGGGGCGCTGGCCCTGGCGGTGGGCGCCGCCACCGGGCGCGCTGGGCCCGCCGCCGCCGCCGGGGCGGGCCTGGGGGTGGCGCTGCTGGTGGCCCATACCCTCAGCAGTCAGGTGCCGGCGCTGCGCGACCTGGGCCACCTGAACCCCTGGACCCTGCCCCTGGGCGGCCAGACGCTGCGCGAGGCGGTCTCCCTGCGCGCCCTGCCGGCCGAGGTGGCGGTGGGCGCGGCCCTGCTGCTGCTGGCGTGGCCCCTGCTGGAGCGGCGCGACCTGGGGCGGTAGCCAGGCGGGCGGTGGGACGCGTGAAACACCTCACATCCACCCACCTCTTTGTGAGCGAAATGTGGGAGGACACCTGATGAACTGTGAAGGTGCCCCACCTTGCCGCCTGCCTCACGCTGCCCCTGTGGGGCGCCCTGACCCTGGCGGCCCTGGCCGGCGCGCAGACAACTGGGGCGGCAGCGCCCACCACAGAAGCCCGCTTGGCCCCGGACGCGCTGGTGGCCGACAGCGAGGTTTTTGCCCGGCTGGTGGCAGCAGATTTTGCCGACTGTGGGCAGGCCGCCGCGCGTGATGAGGCGCTGGACGCGGTGGCCGGGCGGGTGCTGCGCGGCTTTCCCCTGAAGGGCGAACTGCAGGCCAGCCACTACCCCGCCAAGCGCTTCAGTTCCTTTCTGCTGCCCAAGCTGGGCAAGGT from Deinococcus multiflagellatus includes:
- a CDS encoding ABC transporter permease subunit, with translation MWPEVYRQALRDARRGWLVWSASLLAYTLLVLAFYPSIRNDPAVNELMRNLPEALRQLVGQDLTSPAGYVGGRLLSLMPALLSVYAALTGAALLAGAEERGWLELPLAQPVTRRDLLLGTGAALLTLVLGLGAVLFVAVWGLGAVFQAALPAGLVLQTAALHTLGAWVFGALALAVGAATGRAGPAAAAGAGLGVALLVAHTLSSQVPALRDLGHLNPWTLPLGGQTLREAVSLRALPAEVAVGAALLLLAWPLLERRDLGR